A single genomic interval of Agarivorans aestuarii harbors:
- the thiS gene encoding sulfur carrier protein ThiS produces the protein MINIEFNGQAQSLDAELNIEQLLALHLQAPEGIAVVLNGNIVTRSEWASTKLADQAKVRVFRAIAGG, from the coding sequence ATGATTAATATTGAATTTAATGGTCAAGCGCAGTCGCTTGATGCTGAGCTCAACATTGAGCAACTATTGGCATTGCACCTGCAAGCACCTGAAGGCATTGCGGTGGTGCTTAATGGCAACATTGTGACTCGCAGCGAGTGGGCAAGCACCAAGCTGGCAGACCAAGCCAAAGTAAGAGTATTTCGCGCCATTGCTGGCGGATAA
- a CDS encoding thiazole synthase produces the protein MLKIADKSFTSRLFTGTGKFATPQLMSQSIQASGSQLVTMAMKRVDAQDQQDDILAPLIQAGVNLLPNTSGARNAEEAIFAAQLAREALGTNWLKLEIHPDPKYLMPDPIETLAAAEKLVEQGFVVLPYVHADPVLCKRLEDVGCAAVMPLGAPIGTNKGLRSRDFLEIIIEQANVPVVVDAGIGAPSDAALAMELGADAVLVNTAMAVAKDPVAMAKAFAQAVEAGRSAYLAGLGAELRHAEASSPLTAFLDTL, from the coding sequence GTGTTAAAGATTGCAGATAAGAGTTTTACCAGCCGTTTGTTTACCGGCACTGGCAAATTTGCGACCCCACAGTTAATGAGTCAAAGTATTCAAGCTAGCGGTAGCCAGCTAGTTACTATGGCGATGAAACGTGTCGATGCGCAAGATCAGCAAGACGATATTCTGGCTCCGCTTATTCAAGCAGGGGTGAACCTATTGCCTAATACTTCGGGGGCACGTAACGCTGAAGAAGCGATATTTGCCGCCCAGTTAGCTCGAGAAGCCCTAGGCACTAATTGGCTCAAATTAGAAATTCATCCAGATCCTAAGTACTTAATGCCCGATCCTATCGAAACCTTAGCCGCAGCAGAGAAGTTGGTAGAACAAGGTTTTGTGGTGTTGCCTTACGTACATGCTGACCCCGTATTATGCAAACGCCTTGAAGATGTTGGTTGTGCCGCAGTGATGCCCTTAGGCGCGCCTATTGGCACTAACAAAGGGCTACGTAGCCGCGATTTCTTAGAGATTATTATTGAGCAAGCCAATGTACCGGTAGTGGTTGATGCGGGTATTGGAGCGCCTTCAGATGCTGCTCTTGCTATGGAGTTAGGCGCAGATGCAGTGTTGGTTAATACTGCTATGGCAGTGGCTAAAGATCCGGTAGCAATGGCTAAGGCATTTGCTCAAGCGGTTGAAGCTGGGCGTAGTGCCTACTTGGCAGGTTTGGGCGCAGAGTTGCGTCACGCTGAGGCATCGAGTCCCCTCACTGCATTTTTAGATACTTTGTAA
- the thiH gene encoding 2-iminoacetate synthase ThiH, translated as MSFAEQLARYDNTAVHMAINSKTAADVERALAKDKLDLDDFQALISPAAEAYIELMAQRSMRLTQQRFGKTQQFYIPLYLSNMCSNVCDYCGFSMGNKIRRVTLDMAQLDAELEAIKQLGFDHILLVTGESERKVGMDYFREVLPRIKARFSHVSMEVQPLEQDEYEELISLGLDAVMVYQETYNRHRYAEVHPKGKKRDFDFRLATPERLGEAGIRKMGIGALIGLDEWRSDCFYVAAHLQYLERKYWRSKFSISFPRLRPCEGGFQPKSVMTDKQLVQLICAYRLFNPDVELSLSTRESEHFRNHAIPLGITSMSAFSSTQPGGYADDSTKALEQFEISDERRPEVVADAVKQAGYQVVWKDWDRVLG; from the coding sequence ATGAGTTTTGCTGAGCAATTAGCCCGTTACGACAATACCGCTGTTCATATGGCAATAAACAGTAAAACCGCTGCTGATGTAGAGCGAGCGCTGGCCAAAGATAAGCTGGACCTTGATGATTTTCAGGCGCTTATTTCACCGGCTGCTGAAGCTTACATTGAGCTTATGGCACAGCGCAGTATGCGTTTAACTCAGCAGCGCTTTGGCAAAACTCAGCAATTCTATATCCCCTTATATCTCAGCAATATGTGCAGCAATGTTTGTGACTATTGTGGCTTTTCCATGGGCAACAAAATTCGTCGCGTCACCTTAGATATGGCGCAGTTAGACGCTGAGCTAGAAGCTATTAAGCAGCTAGGCTTTGACCATATTCTATTAGTTACCGGTGAGTCGGAACGTAAAGTGGGTATGGATTACTTTCGCGAAGTTCTGCCAAGAATTAAGGCGCGTTTTTCTCATGTTTCTATGGAAGTTCAGCCCCTTGAGCAAGACGAGTATGAGGAGTTGATTAGCCTTGGCTTAGACGCGGTGATGGTTTATCAAGAAACCTATAATCGCCACCGCTATGCCGAGGTTCACCCTAAAGGTAAAAAACGCGATTTCGATTTTCGCCTTGCTACTCCTGAACGTTTAGGAGAGGCTGGTATTCGTAAAATGGGCATTGGCGCACTAATTGGTTTGGATGAATGGCGCAGTGACTGTTTTTATGTAGCTGCTCATTTGCAATATTTAGAGCGCAAATATTGGCGGAGTAAGTTTTCAATTTCTTTTCCACGCTTGCGCCCTTGTGAAGGCGGCTTCCAGCCCAAATCGGTGATGACCGACAAACAATTAGTACAACTTATTTGTGCTTATCGTTTGTTTAACCCAGATGTTGAGCTGTCGCTATCTACCCGAGAGTCTGAGCACTTCCGTAATCATGCTATTCCCCTTGGCATTACCAGCATGAGTGCATTTTCGAGCACTCAACCTGGTGGTTATGCAGACGATAGCACCAAAGCGCTTGAACAGTTTGAAATTAGTGACGAACGCCGCCCAGAAGTAGTCGCCGATGCAGTAAAACAAGCTGGCTATCAAGTGGTGTGGAAAGACTGGGATCGGGTACTAGGCTAG
- the tkt gene encoding transketolase translates to MTHPRQQYANAIRALSMDGVQQAKSGHPGAPMGMADIAEVLWRDHLAHNPSNPSWSNRDRFILSNGHGSMLLYSLLHLSGYALPIEELKNFRQLHSKTPGHPEYGYAPGVETTTGPLGQGIANAVGMALAEKMLAAQFNRDGHDIVDHFTYAFMGDGCLMEGISHEVCSLAGTLGLGKLIAFWDDNGISIDGHVEGWFSDDTPARFEAYGWNVVRDVDGHDPEQINAAIAAAKADITKPTLICTKTIIGFGSPNKSGSHDCHGAPLGDEEIKAAREFLNWPHAAFEIPADVYQAWDNKAKGSEHENAWNDKFAAYKKAYPELAAEYARRVEGQLPENWKAETQALLQRLQNEPANIASRMASKNTLDVIGKILPELLGGSADLAPSNLTFHASSKSVSAEDASGNYLHYGVREFGMSAMQNGIALHGGFVPYSATFLMFMEYARNAVRMAALMKQRSIFVYTHDSIGLGEDGPTHQPVEQVASLRLTPNMETWRPCDQVESAAAWINAVERIDGPSSLIFSRQNLAQQKRSGEQLELINRGAYILKDCSGSPELILIATGSEVELAVEAAAKLSEQGKQVRVVSMPCTERFDKQDAAYREAVLPKAVRARVAVEALQADFWGKYVGLDGVTVGMTSFGESAPAGELFKLFGFTVENVIDQSLSLLNS, encoded by the coding sequence ATGACTCACCCTCGTCAACAATACGCTAACGCAATCCGCGCTTTAAGCATGGACGGTGTACAACAAGCAAAGTCGGGCCACCCTGGCGCACCTATGGGCATGGCAGACATTGCCGAAGTACTATGGCGCGACCATTTAGCGCATAACCCTAGCAACCCAAGCTGGAGCAACCGCGACCGCTTTATTTTGTCTAACGGCCATGGCTCTATGTTGTTGTACTCGCTACTTCACCTAAGCGGTTACGCACTGCCAATTGAAGAGCTTAAAAACTTCCGTCAGTTACACTCTAAAACCCCGGGTCACCCAGAATATGGTTACGCACCGGGCGTAGAAACCACGACCGGTCCACTAGGCCAAGGTATTGCTAATGCTGTAGGTATGGCGCTAGCAGAGAAAATGTTAGCCGCACAATTCAACCGTGACGGTCACGATATTGTTGACCACTTCACTTACGCCTTTATGGGCGACGGTTGTTTGATGGAAGGTATTTCTCACGAAGTATGTTCATTGGCCGGCACCCTAGGTTTAGGTAAGCTAATTGCGTTTTGGGATGACAATGGCATTTCTATTGACGGCCACGTTGAAGGCTGGTTTAGCGATGATACTCCAGCACGTTTTGAAGCTTACGGCTGGAACGTGGTACGCGATGTTGATGGTCACGATCCTGAACAAATTAACGCAGCAATTGCCGCGGCTAAAGCCGACATTACTAAACCTACGCTAATTTGTACTAAAACCATTATTGGTTTTGGTTCACCAAATAAGTCTGGCTCGCATGATTGTCACGGCGCACCTCTAGGTGATGAAGAAATTAAAGCGGCTCGTGAATTCTTAAACTGGCCACACGCCGCGTTCGAAATCCCAGCAGATGTTTACCAAGCTTGGGATAACAAAGCTAAAGGCAGCGAGCACGAAAACGCTTGGAACGACAAGTTTGCCGCGTACAAAAAAGCCTACCCAGAGCTAGCTGCCGAATACGCACGTCGCGTAGAAGGTCAGTTACCAGAAAACTGGAAAGCTGAAACTCAAGCTTTATTGCAACGCTTGCAAAACGAGCCAGCAAACATTGCTAGCCGCATGGCGTCTAAAAACACCCTTGATGTAATTGGTAAAATCTTACCTGAATTGCTAGGTGGTTCTGCCGACCTTGCACCATCAAACCTAACCTTCCACGCTAGCTCTAAATCAGTAAGCGCAGAGGATGCCTCAGGTAACTACTTACACTACGGTGTACGTGAGTTTGGTATGTCGGCAATGCAAAATGGTATTGCTTTGCACGGCGGCTTTGTTCCTTACTCGGCCACCTTCTTAATGTTTATGGAATACGCCCGCAACGCGGTACGTATGGCAGCATTAATGAAACAACGTTCTATTTTTGTTTACACCCACGACTCTATTGGTCTTGGCGAAGATGGTCCTACTCACCAACCGGTTGAGCAAGTGGCTAGCTTACGTTTAACACCAAACATGGAAACATGGCGTCCTTGTGACCAAGTTGAATCAGCTGCTGCTTGGATCAATGCCGTAGAACGTATTGATGGCCCGAGTTCGTTAATCTTCTCTCGCCAAAACCTTGCTCAACAAAAACGTAGCGGTGAACAACTAGAGTTGATTAATCGCGGTGCTTACATTCTTAAAGACTGTAGTGGCAGCCCAGAGCTTATTCTTATCGCCACTGGCTCAGAAGTAGAGCTGGCTGTTGAAGCCGCAGCCAAGTTAAGCGAGCAAGGTAAGCAAGTGCGTGTTGTATCTATGCCTTGTACCGAGCGTTTCGACAAACAAGATGCTGCTTACCGCGAAGCAGTACTGCCAAAAGCTGTTCGTGCTCGTGTAGCGGTTGAAGCACTACAAGCCGACTTCTGGGGCAAATACGTTGGCTTAGATGGCGTAACTGTAGGTATGACAAGCTTTGGCGAATCGGCACCTGCTGGTGAGCTATTCAAACTATTTGGCTTTACTGTAGAAAACGTAATAGACCAAAGCTTAAGCTTGCTCAATAGCTAA
- a CDS encoding RimK/LysX family protein, whose amino-acid sequence MLKKLLVAVTLVLTVVSGAMAEKLTVGAAEHVKVVEADLSFLTRIDTGAASTSLHAENMRVIDGENIDPADYSEAEQKSVVRPLMRKNVGKYLQFTTENEHGEKHQGKALITDVAAVRNSQGLEIRYKVALAIAWQGQAKTVDVNLRDRSKMHYKLLIGRNWLEGDYLVDVERNKNLK is encoded by the coding sequence GTGTTAAAGAAATTACTAGTAGCCGTAACGCTAGTACTTACCGTGGTAAGTGGCGCAATGGCCGAGAAACTTACTGTGGGTGCTGCAGAGCACGTTAAAGTAGTAGAAGCTGACTTAAGCTTTTTAACTCGGATTGATACCGGGGCAGCCAGCACTTCTTTGCACGCAGAAAACATGCGGGTGATTGATGGTGAAAACATCGACCCTGCTGACTACAGCGAAGCTGAACAGAAATCTGTGGTGCGCCCGCTTATGCGTAAAAATGTTGGTAAGTATTTGCAATTTACCACCGAGAACGAACATGGCGAAAAGCACCAAGGTAAAGCCTTAATTACCGATGTTGCAGCGGTGCGTAATTCTCAAGGTCTAGAAATTCGCTACAAAGTTGCCTTGGCGATTGCTTGGCAAGGGCAGGCTAAAACCGTGGATGTAAACCTGCGCGATCGCAGCAAAATGCATTATAAATTGCTGATAGGCCGCAACTGGCTTGAGGGTGATTACTTGGTTGATGTAGAGCGCAATAAAAACCTGAAGTAG
- the xylA gene encoding xylose isomerase gives MAQYFDQFEKIAYEGPESTNPLAFRHYDAKKVIMGKTMEEHLRFGACYWHNFCWDGFDIFGTGTFDRPWQKPGNALEMAKMKADVAFDFFSKVGTPYYSFHDVDVAPAGNSIKEYAENMKVMMDVLAQKQDETGMKLLWGTANAFSNARYMSGAGSNPNPEVFAYAASQIFTAMNATKMLGGENYVLWGGREGYETLLNTDLRQEREQLGRLFQMVVEHKHKIGFTGTILIEPKPAEPTKHQYDYDTATVYGFLKQFGLEDEVKVNIEVNHATLAGHSFHHEIATAISLGLFGSIDANRGDAQLGWDTDQFPNSVEEWTPVMYDILRNGGFKTGGLMFDTKLRRQSIDPADFFHGHIGGMDTCALALEKAASLIESQEISNIVADRYAGWSGDLGKAIMTGDYSLESLATQAIGDNIDPKHVSGRQEELENIVNKHIFSK, from the coding sequence ATGGCTCAATATTTTGACCAGTTTGAAAAAATCGCATACGAAGGACCAGAGTCCACTAACCCACTAGCGTTCCGTCACTACGACGCGAAAAAAGTAATCATGGGTAAAACCATGGAAGAGCACCTACGTTTTGGTGCTTGTTACTGGCACAACTTCTGCTGGGATGGTTTTGATATCTTTGGTACTGGCACTTTCGACCGCCCTTGGCAGAAGCCTGGCAACGCGCTTGAAATGGCTAAGATGAAAGCTGACGTAGCCTTCGACTTCTTCTCTAAAGTAGGCACGCCTTACTACTCTTTCCATGACGTAGACGTAGCTCCAGCGGGTAACTCTATTAAAGAGTACGCAGAAAACATGAAGGTGATGATGGACGTGCTTGCTCAGAAGCAAGACGAGACCGGCATGAAGCTTCTTTGGGGTACAGCAAATGCATTCTCAAATGCACGTTACATGTCTGGCGCTGGCTCTAACCCTAACCCAGAAGTATTTGCTTACGCTGCGAGCCAAATCTTCACTGCTATGAACGCAACCAAAATGCTAGGTGGTGAAAACTACGTATTATGGGGCGGCCGTGAAGGTTACGAAACCTTGCTAAATACTGATCTACGCCAAGAGCGCGAGCAGCTAGGTCGCTTGTTCCAAATGGTAGTAGAGCACAAACACAAAATTGGCTTTACCGGCACAATCTTAATTGAGCCAAAACCAGCTGAGCCTACTAAGCACCAATACGACTACGACACTGCAACTGTTTACGGCTTCTTGAAGCAATTTGGTCTAGAAGACGAAGTGAAAGTAAACATTGAAGTTAACCACGCTACTCTAGCGGGTCACTCTTTCCATCACGAAATTGCGACTGCTATTTCACTAGGCCTATTTGGTTCTATTGATGCTAACCGCGGTGATGCGCAATTAGGTTGGGATACTGACCAATTCCCGAACAGTGTTGAAGAGTGGACGCCAGTAATGTACGACATCTTGCGTAACGGCGGCTTTAAAACTGGTGGTTTAATGTTTGATACTAAACTACGTCGCCAAAGTATCGATCCAGCTGACTTCTTCCACGGCCACATTGGCGGCATGGACACTTGTGCCCTTGCACTAGAAAAAGCAGCTAGCCTAATTGAGAGCCAAGAAATCAGCAACATCGTTGCAGATCGCTACGCTGGTTGGAGCGGTGACCTAGGTAAAGCCATTATGACTGGCGATTACAGCCTAGAGTCTTTAGCCACTCAAGCAATTGGCGACAACATTGACCCTAAACACGTATCAGGTCGTCAAGAAGAGCTAGAAAACATTGTTAACAAACATATTTTCAGCAAGTAA
- a CDS encoding DNA ligase yields MDRSISNKLGLCMLLFSSQALHAQSPQPPALVLASDYQQGLDLQNYWVCEKYDGVRAYWDGKQLLSRAGHVIEVPQTISKQLPEMAVDGELWLGRGRFSELVSLIKQQSPNLNKWQEVQFVVFDLPHYPGPYQQRYRHLQTLSSTSEFMRVPVYRAYPGRPTLEQQLAKISAEGGEGLMLRDPQSMYLPTRSNALIKYKSYQDAEAKVVAYSDGKGKYRGMLGALVVQDQQGRQFKIGSGLSDQLRADPPPIGSLVEYRYNGLTEHGKPRFARFVRVHQTL; encoded by the coding sequence ATGGATCGTTCGATTAGCAACAAGCTTGGCCTATGCATGCTACTTTTTAGCTCGCAAGCACTACATGCTCAAAGTCCACAGCCGCCAGCGCTAGTATTAGCCAGCGATTATCAGCAAGGTTTAGACCTGCAAAACTATTGGGTATGTGAAAAGTACGACGGCGTAAGAGCCTACTGGGACGGTAAACAGTTACTTAGCCGCGCAGGCCATGTCATTGAAGTTCCTCAGACAATCAGCAAGCAACTGCCCGAGATGGCGGTAGACGGTGAACTGTGGCTAGGTAGAGGCAGATTTAGTGAACTCGTCAGCCTAATAAAGCAACAATCGCCTAACTTGAACAAATGGCAAGAGGTTCAGTTTGTGGTGTTTGACTTACCCCACTACCCCGGCCCTTATCAGCAGCGCTACCGCCACTTGCAAACTTTGAGCAGCACTAGCGAGTTCATGCGGGTTCCGGTTTATCGCGCCTACCCAGGAAGGCCAACACTAGAACAACAACTGGCTAAAATTAGTGCCGAAGGTGGCGAAGGTTTAATGCTACGTGACCCTCAATCCATGTACCTTCCAACACGCAGTAATGCCCTAATCAAATACAAAAGTTACCAAGACGCCGAGGCTAAAGTGGTCGCCTATAGCGATGGAAAAGGAAAATACCGTGGCATGCTTGGCGCATTAGTGGTGCAAGACCAGCAAGGCCGGCAGTTTAAAATTGGCAGTGGTTTAAGTGACCAATTACGTGCTGACCCACCACCTATTGGCAGCTTGGTGGAATATCGCTACAACGGACTCACCGAGCATGGCAAACCCCGCTTTGCGCGTTTTGTTAGGGTTCACCAAACCTTATAA
- the tal gene encoding transaldolase: MSSLLTQLKQYTTVVADTGDLDTMRKFSPEDATTNPSLIVKALGLPEYSSLLKDVADWAKTQSNDQAEQIEMAADKLVVTIGCKVLELVPGRISTEVDARLSFDTEASIAKARRLIELYQAAGINKERVLIKLASTWQGIRAAEQLEKEGINCNLTLLFSFAQARACAEAGVFLISPFVGRILDWYKAKDANADFAGAKDPGVISVSEIYSYYKDHGYNTVVMGASFRNIGEIVELTGCDRLTIGPALLEELDQTEAQLDVRLQDRGVSKNRPAAMTEAEFYWAHNEDAMATEKLAEGIRAFAVDQVKLDNMLIEALEA; this comes from the coding sequence ATGAGTTCTCTACTTACACAGCTAAAACAATACACCACGGTTGTTGCCGATACCGGCGACTTAGACACAATGCGCAAATTCTCACCTGAAGATGCCACCACAAACCCATCGTTAATTGTTAAGGCCTTAGGTTTACCTGAGTACTCAAGCCTACTTAAAGACGTAGCCGACTGGGCTAAAACCCAATCAAACGACCAAGCCGAACAAATCGAAATGGCTGCCGACAAACTGGTAGTAACTATTGGTTGTAAAGTACTTGAGTTAGTACCGGGTCGTATTTCTACCGAAGTAGACGCACGTTTGTCATTTGACACCGAAGCCAGCATTGCTAAAGCACGCCGCTTAATTGAGCTTTACCAAGCGGCTGGCATTAACAAAGAACGTGTATTGATTAAGTTAGCCTCTACTTGGCAAGGTATTCGCGCCGCAGAGCAATTAGAGAAGGAAGGCATTAACTGTAACCTTACTTTGTTGTTCTCATTTGCCCAAGCCCGCGCTTGTGCCGAAGCTGGCGTATTCCTTATCTCACCTTTTGTTGGCCGTATTCTTGATTGGTACAAAGCTAAAGACGCTAACGCAGACTTCGCTGGAGCTAAAGATCCGGGTGTTATCTCGGTATCAGAAATCTACAGCTACTACAAAGACCACGGCTACAACACTGTTGTGATGGGCGCAAGCTTCCGTAACATCGGCGAAATTGTAGAACTTACCGGTTGTGACCGCCTAACCATTGGCCCAGCCTTACTTGAAGAGCTAGACCAAACCGAAGCGCAACTAGACGTTCGCCTACAAGATAGAGGTGTTAGTAAAAACCGTCCTGCTGCAATGACCGAAGCAGAATTTTACTGGGCGCATAACGAAGATGCCATGGCAACGGAAAAACTGGCAGAAGGTATTCGTGCCTTTGCAGTTGACCAAGTGAAGCTAGACAACATGCTAATTGAAGCGCTAGAAGCTTAA
- a CDS encoding XylR family transcriptional regulator, whose amino-acid sequence MAKNYRVALLLNANMAYDRGIITGISSFVKNGAPWSLFIGEQNLFSVDDFSKWQGDGVIADFDHPEIRDAIKSRNIPVVGIASSETVANTMQDYPVVMSDNKQIINMAARFLKMRRYTHLAFCGYPNRPFNDWSANREQLLRDWCERNQCAYSQFSAKDNIDTWDSDLQCLVDWLSRLPKPVGIIAANDVRARQLSYACQQAKINIPEEVSIMGIDDDELNCTLSLPTLTSVRQGTRAMGYLTASLLQPLMDGKNLVKRHHFVQPERVIGRDSTDFFHFKDNLVRGALSLIRINQGNIKVKQILAELGCSRGAIDNKFHEELGMSLHAYLLDTQLNLALELLVDTEQTLSEIAKVVGFSSPQYLSCAIKKRWNMTPGMLREQKGVTNRELAPLIEDTEELIEQA is encoded by the coding sequence ATGGCAAAGAACTATCGCGTAGCGCTTCTTTTGAACGCTAACATGGCTTACGACCGAGGCATCATTACCGGCATATCATCATTTGTGAAAAATGGTGCTCCTTGGAGTTTGTTCATTGGAGAACAAAATCTATTTTCGGTGGACGATTTTAGTAAGTGGCAGGGTGATGGCGTAATTGCCGACTTCGACCACCCAGAAATTCGCGATGCGATTAAGTCTCGAAATATTCCAGTAGTGGGCATTGCCAGTAGCGAAACCGTAGCGAATACCATGCAAGATTACCCGGTGGTGATGTCTGACAATAAACAGATCATCAATATGGCGGCACGTTTCTTAAAAATGCGCCGTTATACCCATTTAGCATTTTGTGGTTACCCCAACCGCCCCTTTAATGACTGGTCGGCCAACCGCGAGCAGCTGCTGCGCGATTGGTGTGAGCGTAACCAATGCGCCTATAGCCAGTTTAGTGCTAAAGACAACATTGATACCTGGGACAGTGACTTACAGTGTTTAGTTGATTGGCTCAGCCGCCTACCTAAGCCAGTAGGGATCATTGCTGCCAACGATGTGCGCGCTCGCCAACTGAGCTACGCCTGTCAGCAGGCTAAAATAAACATCCCCGAAGAAGTCTCTATCATGGGGATAGACGATGACGAACTAAACTGCACCTTAAGTTTGCCTACATTAACTTCGGTTCGCCAAGGTACCCGTGCCATGGGGTACTTAACCGCCTCGCTTCTGCAGCCGCTAATGGATGGCAAAAACTTAGTTAAACGCCATCACTTTGTGCAACCTGAACGGGTTATTGGCCGAGATTCTACCGACTTTTTCCATTTTAAAGACAACCTAGTGCGGGGCGCGTTAAGCCTTATTCGAATTAACCAAGGCAATATCAAGGTAAAACAAATTCTGGCCGAACTAGGCTGTTCTCGTGGCGCTATCGATAATAAATTCCATGAAGAGTTAGGCATGTCTCTGCACGCTTACTTGCTCGACACACAGCTTAATTTGGCGCTAGAGCTATTGGTGGATACCGAGCAAACCTTAAGTGAGATAGCTAAAGTGGTGGGCTTTAGCAGCCCGCAGTATTTGTCATGCGCAATTAAGAAACGCTGGAACATGACTCCCGGCATGTTGCGCGAACAAAAGGGTGTAACAAACCGAGAGCTAGCTCCACTTATTGAAGATACCGAAGAGTTAATCGAACAAGCCTAG
- a CDS encoding substrate-binding periplasmic protein yields MRRLAVFLLIISSGLCQAKTIDIQSFVFPPYIMVNAQGKAEGIIVELIQQSFEKLDVEANFEISNWARAFAKVKSHQSQGLIPTMRTPDREAYFYYPDTAFLLLDQHLIAHSSWQGNQFSGDYAELDDYRIGKVRNARISPSFDNALSQQVFDVEKHNSVEGLVKSLLRGRLDMIATDSRQAQLVAMQEGQADSIKLIKPALGQVPVYLAFSKQQVDLEFVERFDQQLKLLLEQGALEQLEAKYLH; encoded by the coding sequence ATGAGACGACTCGCAGTTTTCTTACTAATCATCAGCTCTGGCCTGTGCCAAGCTAAAACCATCGATATACAAAGCTTTGTTTTTCCACCTTATATAATGGTTAATGCTCAGGGTAAGGCCGAAGGCATCATTGTAGAATTGATTCAACAAAGCTTTGAGAAACTAGACGTTGAAGCCAACTTTGAAATTAGCAATTGGGCCCGCGCCTTTGCTAAAGTAAAGAGCCACCAAAGCCAAGGCTTGATTCCCACTATGCGAACTCCCGACCGTGAAGCGTATTTTTATTATCCTGATACCGCGTTTTTGCTGCTAGATCAGCATTTAATTGCACATAGCTCTTGGCAAGGAAATCAATTCTCTGGTGACTACGCCGAGCTAGATGACTATCGTATAGGAAAAGTTCGCAATGCCCGCATCTCACCAAGTTTTGATAATGCACTAAGTCAGCAAGTATTCGACGTAGAGAAACACAACAGTGTAGAAGGGTTGGTGAAATCCTTATTGCGCGGGCGACTAGACATGATTGCCACCGACAGTCGCCAAGCTCAGCTGGTTGCCATGCAAGAGGGACAAGCAGACAGTATCAAGCTGATTAAACCTGCCTTGGGACAAGTACCGGTATACCTAGCCTTTAGCAAACAACAAGTAGACCTTGAGTTTGTTGAGCGCTTTGATCAGCAACTTAAGCTGCTACTAGAGCAAGGGGCACTAGAACAGCTAGAAGCAAAATACTTGCACTAG
- a CDS encoding GFA family protein, producing MSHQYQGQCHCRAVKFSLRTSLEPAVRCNCSLCQRKGIVMVTAEVDSFSLLQGEQDLTLYQWNTKVAKHYFCKHCGIYTFHNPRTAPELTRVNAGCLQGVDPLDLEVGVVNGASLS from the coding sequence ATGAGCCATCAGTATCAAGGTCAGTGTCACTGTAGGGCAGTGAAGTTTAGTTTACGTACTAGCTTGGAACCTGCGGTGCGCTGCAATTGTAGTTTGTGCCAGCGTAAGGGCATCGTAATGGTGACCGCCGAAGTTGATAGCTTTAGCTTACTGCAGGGGGAGCAGGATCTTACCTTGTATCAATGGAACACCAAAGTGGCCAAGCATTACTTTTGTAAACACTGTGGTATTTATACTTTTCATAACCCGCGTACAGCGCCAGAACTTACTCGAGTAAATGCTGGTTGCTTACAGGGGGTGGATCCTTTAGATCTAGAAGTTGGAGTAGTTAATGGTGCTAGTTTGTCTTGA